A DNA window from Longimicrobiaceae bacterium contains the following coding sequences:
- the rfaD gene encoding ADP-glyceromanno-heptose 6-epimerase, which yields MTTRQEGGTNAAQLEPRRVLVTGGAGFIGSALAWELNRRGCERLVIVDRLGESDKWRNLAPLRFEDYLEAEDLFSRLEAGALGDFDLVLHMGACSATTERDATYLIRNNYEFTRRLGEWALARSARFVYASSAATYGAGENGMSDRVDSPEALQRLRPLNAYGYSKHLYDLYAYRHGLLDRIVGLKFFNVFGPNEDHKGDMRSVVRKAYEQIRDRGFVQLFRSYRPEYEDGKQERDFLYVKDAVRMVLHLALREDAAGLFNLGSGRTHTWLDLTGAVFRALGLEPQIEFIDMPEALRARYQYYTCADLGRLREAGYAEEPTPLVEAVDDYVNVYLEHDRRLGDEPTAPPAHE from the coding sequence ATGACAACTCGGCAGGAGGGTGGAACCAACGCAGCGCAGCTCGAACCGCGGCGCGTGCTGGTCACCGGGGGTGCCGGCTTCATCGGCAGCGCCCTTGCCTGGGAGCTCAACCGGCGGGGGTGTGAGCGGCTGGTGATCGTGGACCGGCTGGGGGAGAGCGACAAGTGGCGGAACCTGGCTCCGCTGCGCTTCGAGGACTACCTGGAGGCGGAGGACCTCTTCAGCCGGCTGGAGGCGGGTGCGCTAGGCGATTTCGACCTGGTCCTGCACATGGGGGCGTGCTCGGCCACCACCGAGCGGGACGCCACCTATCTGATCCGGAACAACTACGAGTTCACCCGCAGGCTGGGCGAATGGGCGTTGGCGCGCAGCGCGCGGTTCGTGTACGCCTCCTCCGCCGCCACCTATGGTGCGGGAGAGAACGGGATGAGCGACCGCGTGGATTCCCCCGAGGCGCTGCAGCGACTCCGGCCGCTGAACGCCTACGGCTACTCGAAGCACCTGTACGACCTCTATGCCTACCGCCACGGGCTGCTGGACCGGATCGTGGGGCTCAAGTTCTTCAACGTCTTCGGGCCCAACGAGGACCACAAAGGCGACATGCGCAGCGTGGTCCGCAAGGCGTACGAGCAGATTCGCGATCGCGGCTTCGTGCAGCTCTTCCGCAGCTACCGCCCCGAATACGAAGACGGCAAGCAGGAGCGCGACTTCCTCTACGTGAAGGATGCCGTGCGGATGGTGCTGCACCTGGCGCTCCGGGAGGACGCCGCCGGCCTCTTCAATCTGGGCTCCGGGCGCACGCACACCTGGCTCGACCTCACGGGGGCCGTCTTCCGCGCGCTCGGCCTGGAGCCGCAAATCGAGTTCATCGACATGCCCGAGGCGCTTCGCGCCCGCTACCAGTACTATACCTGCGCCGACCTCGGTCGCCTGCGCGAGGCGGGTTATGCCGAGGAACCTACCCCGCTGGTCGAGGCGGTGGACGACTATGTGAACGTCTATCTCGAGCACGACCGACGGCTCGGTGATGAGCCTACGGCACCCCCCGCCCACGAATGA